The proteins below are encoded in one region of Candidatus Thiodiazotropha sp. LNASS1:
- the metK gene encoding methionine adenosyltransferase, translating to MAKDFIFTSESVSEGHPDKVADQISDAMLDAILQTDPNPDRARVACETLIKTGAVIVAGEISTEAWIDLDDLVREVVCNIGYTSSDVGFDGSTCAVMSLIGKQSGDIAQGVDRTSPEEQGAGDQGMMFGYATNETDVLMPAPITYAHRLVQRQSEIRKAGILPWLRPDAKSQVTLRYEDGKVSGIGAVVLSTQHDPDIDNAHLREAVMENIIQPVLPKEWLDQCPQEKIHINPTGSFVIGGPVGDCGLTGRKIIVDTYGGSARHGGGAFSGKDPSKVDRSAAYAGRYVAKNVVAAGLADRCEIQVSYAIGVAEPTSIMIETFGTGKIADEKIAELVRRNFDLRPYGILKMLDLLNSDRIQYRKTAAYGHFGREDEGFTWELTDKAEQLREDAGL from the coding sequence ATGGCAAAAGATTTTATTTTTACATCCGAGTCAGTTTCAGAAGGTCACCCAGATAAAGTCGCCGACCAAATCTCGGATGCCATGCTGGATGCTATATTACAAACCGATCCCAACCCGGACAGGGCACGTGTGGCATGTGAAACGCTGATCAAGACCGGCGCTGTCATCGTTGCCGGCGAGATCAGCACCGAGGCATGGATTGATCTTGACGACCTGGTCAGAGAGGTTGTGTGTAATATCGGTTACACCAGCTCCGACGTTGGTTTCGACGGTTCCACCTGCGCGGTAATGTCCCTGATCGGCAAACAGTCCGGTGATATTGCGCAGGGTGTCGATCGAACCAGCCCTGAAGAACAGGGAGCCGGCGACCAGGGAATGATGTTCGGCTACGCCACTAATGAGACTGACGTGCTGATGCCGGCACCGATCACCTACGCCCATCGGTTGGTTCAAAGGCAATCGGAAATACGCAAGGCCGGAATCCTGCCGTGGCTGCGTCCGGATGCCAAAAGCCAGGTCACGCTGCGTTATGAGGACGGCAAGGTCAGCGGTATCGGTGCCGTGGTACTGTCGACCCAGCACGATCCGGATATCGATAACGCCCATCTGCGCGAAGCTGTGATGGAGAATATCATCCAACCGGTCCTGCCCAAGGAGTGGCTGGATCAATGCCCCCAGGAGAAGATCCATATCAACCCGACGGGCAGCTTTGTCATCGGTGGCCCGGTGGGTGACTGCGGTCTTACCGGACGTAAAATCATTGTAGATACCTATGGTGGCTCCGCACGTCATGGTGGAGGCGCATTTTCGGGTAAGGACCCATCCAAGGTTGATCGTTCAGCCGCCTATGCCGGCCGCTACGTGGCGAAAAACGTTGTTGCCGCCGGACTGGCGGACCGCTGTGAAATCCAGGTCTCCTATGCCATCGGCGTGGCTGAACCCACCTCAATCATGATCGAGACCTTCGGCACCGGTAAAATAGCCGATGAGAAGATTGCGGAACTGGTGCGCCGGAACTTTGATTTGCGTCCCTACGGCATTCTGAAAATGCTGGACCTCCTGAACAGTGACCGTATCCAGTACAGAAAGACCGCCGCCTACGGACATTTCGGCCGTGAAGACGAGGGATTCACCTGGGAGCTCACGGACAAGGCAGAACAGTTGCGGGAGGATGCCGGACTTTAA
- the ahcY gene encoding adenosylhomocysteinase, which produces MSELTNYKVTDSSSQFTDYKIADISLADYGRREIAIAETEMPGLMAIREKYAPQQPLKGARITGSLHMTIQTAVLIETLVALGAQVRWCSCNIFSTQDHAAAAIAAEGIPVYAWKGETLEEYWWCTEQVLNWPDGAAPNMILDDGGDATLLVHKGVEFADSGAVPEPQDDDPEEWRVILGVLKRSLEEDPKRYHRMAESIKGVTEETTTGVHRLYQMMEQGTLLFPAMNVNDSVTKSKFDNLYGCRESLVDGIKRATDVMIAGKIAVVAGYGDVGKGCAQSLRGLGATVWITEIDPICALQAAMEGYRVITMEEAASQGDIFVTTTGNFKIITHDHMAAMKDQAIVCNIGHFDNEIDIAGIRHYAWEEIKPQVHHVIFPDGKRIILLAEGRLVNLGCATGHPSFVMSNSFSNQVLAQIEFFTQAENYKNEVYVLPKKLDEEVARLHLEKIGAHLTTLTQEQADYIGVPVEGPYKPDHYRY; this is translated from the coding sequence ATGAGTGAGTTGACCAATTACAAAGTTACCGATTCGTCAAGTCAGTTTACCGACTATAAGATCGCCGACATATCACTGGCCGACTACGGACGCCGTGAGATTGCCATCGCTGAAACCGAGATGCCCGGCTTGATGGCGATCAGGGAGAAATACGCCCCACAACAACCGCTCAAGGGAGCCCGCATCACCGGTTCCCTGCATATGACGATTCAGACCGCTGTACTCATCGAGACACTGGTTGCCCTTGGTGCCCAGGTTCGCTGGTGCTCCTGCAACATCTTCTCTACCCAGGATCATGCTGCTGCGGCGATTGCCGCCGAAGGGATTCCTGTCTATGCCTGGAAGGGAGAGACATTGGAAGAGTATTGGTGGTGCACCGAGCAGGTCCTCAATTGGCCGGACGGCGCTGCCCCGAACATGATTCTCGACGATGGCGGTGACGCAACCCTGCTGGTCCATAAAGGGGTTGAATTCGCCGATTCAGGTGCGGTTCCCGAACCTCAGGATGACGACCCCGAGGAGTGGCGTGTAATCCTGGGGGTATTGAAACGCAGTCTCGAAGAGGACCCCAAGCGCTATCACCGTATGGCGGAATCGATAAAGGGCGTCACCGAGGAGACCACAACAGGTGTCCATCGACTCTATCAGATGATGGAACAGGGTACGCTGCTCTTCCCGGCCATGAACGTTAACGACTCGGTCACCAAATCGAAGTTCGATAACCTATACGGCTGCCGTGAATCCCTGGTCGATGGCATCAAACGCGCTACCGACGTGATGATTGCCGGAAAAATTGCCGTGGTCGCCGGTTACGGCGATGTGGGCAAGGGTTGCGCACAGTCATTGCGTGGGCTGGGGGCTACAGTATGGATCACGGAAATCGATCCCATCTGCGCACTCCAGGCAGCGATGGAAGGCTATCGCGTGATCACCATGGAAGAGGCGGCGTCCCAGGGTGATATCTTTGTCACCACTACCGGCAACTTCAAGATCATCACCCACGATCACATGGCGGCGATGAAAGACCAGGCGATCGTGTGCAACATCGGACACTTCGACAATGAGATAGACATTGCCGGCATCCGCCACTATGCCTGGGAAGAGATCAAGCCCCAGGTGCACCATGTCATCTTCCCGGACGGCAAGCGCATTATCCTGCTCGCCGAGGGCAGATTGGTCAATCTGGGGTGTGCCACGGGACATCCAAGTTTTGTCATGTCCAACTCTTTTTCCAATCAGGTATTGGCGCAAATTGAGTTTTTCACCCAAGCGGAAAACTACAAAAACGAGGTCTATGTACTGCCCAAAAAACTGGATGAAGAGGTAGCCCGGCTACACCTGGAAAAGATCGGCGCCCATTTGACGACCCTCACCCAGGAACAGGCTGACTATATCGGCGTGCCTGTCGAAGGACCGTATAAACCCGATCACTACCGCTACTGA
- the metF gene encoding methylenetetrahydrofolate reductase [NAD(P)H] — MHTEHQQRNFSFELFPPKTEKGLENLKLNVAELNTKQPAYFSVTYGAGGSTRQRTFDTVEWLMDEQITTAPHLSCIGANRDEILQILEHYKSIGIRRLVALRGDLPSGTGLGELGDLNHANQLVELIQETYPRFFHIEVAAYPEFHPQASSPEQDLIYFKRKVEAGADSAITQYFYNADAYFRFLDNCQQLQIDIPIVPGIMPITNFTQLARFSDACGTEIPRWLRKRLEGFGDDLEAIRSYGTETVIRLCERLLEGGAPGLHFYTMNQAKPTLAIWQALSL; from the coding sequence ATGCATACAGAACATCAACAACGAAACTTCAGCTTCGAACTCTTCCCGCCAAAGACGGAAAAGGGTTTGGAAAACCTCAAACTGAATGTAGCTGAGCTGAACACCAAGCAGCCAGCCTACTTTTCTGTAACCTATGGTGCCGGCGGATCCACTCGGCAGCGGACATTCGATACTGTAGAGTGGCTGATGGATGAACAGATTACCACTGCCCCCCATCTCTCCTGTATCGGTGCCAATCGGGACGAAATTCTACAGATTCTCGAACACTACAAGTCGATAGGCATTCGCCGTCTGGTTGCGCTGCGAGGCGATCTGCCCTCGGGCACAGGACTTGGTGAGCTAGGTGACCTGAACCATGCCAATCAACTGGTGGAACTGATCCAGGAGACCTATCCTCGCTTCTTTCATATCGAGGTCGCAGCCTATCCCGAGTTTCATCCCCAGGCGAGCAGCCCGGAACAGGACCTGATTTATTTCAAGCGCAAGGTAGAAGCAGGTGCGGACAGCGCCATTACCCAATACTTCTATAATGCCGATGCCTATTTTCGATTTCTCGATAACTGTCAACAGCTGCAGATCGATATCCCAATCGTCCCTGGCATAATGCCGATAACAAATTTCACCCAACTGGCCCGTTTCTCCGATGCCTGTGGTACGGAGATCCCCCGCTGGTTGAGAAAACGGCTTGAAGGATTCGGTGACGACCTGGAGGCGATTCGCAGCTACGGTACCGAGACCGTAATCCGGTTATGTGAGCGCCTATTGGAAGGGGGAGCACCGGGACTGCACTTCTACACCATGAATCAGGCTAAACCGACCCTTGCTATCTGGCAGGCTCTATCACTGTAA
- a CDS encoding ATP-binding protein: MFAKLSDPELLSNSEYQQALVRLAIWLFSILFMWLGTSTDYYPVGASLYLSLYGCYFVFFLAVLINVGYRHELPFRKEIMLVVDVSATSLAIVLTSDAISPFYLIYLWIYLSYGTRYGKRLLLMATLLNFSAYNLVLIYLQSWQSHGFDAFFFLLLLLVIPLYQYFLLRRLYLAKQEAESAKKARGDFLTTMTHELRTPLIGVIGMTRLMQGTPLDMEQKEYLHSIQSSAHLLKSLISDVLDLSKIDANRLELLPEWFDIRNLVRSVISSQAEMAHDKQIELLCHVDPNVGQELFGDRLRISQILFNLLGNAVKFTDKGYIRVELDKVEDPGVLAQPHILLRVEDTGIGIPQDRQEAVFESFWQADIGNARRFEGAGLGTTVVRDLTRLMGGTVEVVSQLGEGSAFSVRLPLQMRDGQVEEGEAFQLEGRCILIYEEDSKAMELHSAVARELCMKVITANRPGDFLASLDNSVELMMVCDSLHDTSIQEILYKAHAVVPTLPLIIAGYRGHMQDMGVIKNPENTLFKPFLASEFTQMAMRALGIRSSRQLNLYPADIESGDKQGINVLLAEDNAIAAKVISTLLTQRGHRVRITKDGSEALQAVSDDDYELAFIDLRMPNMDGLEFTRRYRSIEPKHRYMPIYALTANSVHEMFDRCVEAGMDGFLTKPVEPEMLDAIIEQCRLSVNRPSPGEPHPVPT, translated from the coding sequence ATGTTCGCTAAACTTTCCGATCCTGAGCTGTTGTCAAACTCAGAGTACCAACAGGCACTGGTTAGACTGGCCATATGGCTGTTCAGTATCCTGTTTATGTGGCTGGGTACATCCACGGATTACTACCCGGTTGGTGCGAGTCTCTATCTGAGCCTGTATGGGTGCTATTTTGTCTTCTTCCTGGCAGTGCTGATCAACGTTGGATACAGACATGAATTGCCGTTCAGAAAGGAGATCATGCTGGTGGTCGATGTCAGCGCAACCAGCCTGGCAATCGTCCTGACATCGGATGCCATCAGCCCTTTCTACCTCATCTATCTCTGGATCTATCTCTCTTATGGGACCAGATATGGTAAACGGCTCCTGCTGATGGCAACCCTGCTCAATTTCAGTGCTTACAATCTGGTGCTGATCTATCTGCAATCTTGGCAGAGCCATGGCTTCGATGCCTTCTTTTTCCTGTTGCTACTGCTGGTGATCCCCCTCTATCAATATTTTCTCTTGAGGCGACTTTACCTTGCCAAACAGGAGGCGGAGTCCGCAAAGAAGGCCCGTGGTGATTTCTTGACAACCATGACACATGAGCTGCGTACACCTTTGATCGGTGTTATCGGCATGACCCGCCTGATGCAGGGAACACCCTTGGATATGGAACAGAAAGAGTATCTCCACTCGATCCAATCATCGGCCCATCTGCTGAAGTCATTGATCAGTGATGTGCTCGATCTCTCCAAAATCGACGCCAACAGACTCGAACTACTGCCTGAATGGTTCGATATTCGCAACCTGGTCAGGAGTGTTATCTCAAGCCAGGCAGAAATGGCTCATGACAAGCAAATCGAGCTCCTCTGCCATGTGGATCCAAACGTGGGACAGGAACTGTTTGGTGACAGGCTACGGATTTCGCAGATTCTGTTTAATCTGCTGGGTAATGCGGTGAAATTTACCGATAAAGGATACATTCGCGTCGAATTGGATAAGGTGGAAGACCCCGGGGTTTTGGCTCAACCCCATATTCTGCTCAGGGTAGAGGATACAGGCATCGGTATTCCACAAGACCGCCAGGAGGCAGTGTTCGAGAGTTTCTGGCAAGCGGATATCGGCAATGCACGCCGTTTTGAGGGAGCGGGACTGGGCACAACTGTGGTGCGTGATTTGACTCGGCTGATGGGTGGGACGGTGGAAGTCGTCAGCCAGTTGGGCGAGGGATCCGCCTTCAGTGTCAGGCTGCCACTGCAGATGAGGGATGGTCAGGTGGAAGAGGGGGAGGCTTTTCAGCTAGAGGGTCGCTGCATACTCATCTATGAGGAGGATTCCAAGGCAATGGAGTTGCATAGCGCAGTTGCTCGGGAGCTGTGCATGAAGGTGATAACTGCCAATCGTCCAGGTGATTTTCTTGCCAGCCTGGACAACAGTGTTGAGTTAATGATGGTCTGCGATTCATTACACGATACATCCATACAGGAGATTCTTTATAAGGCTCATGCGGTAGTGCCCACACTGCCTCTAATCATCGCCGGGTATCGTGGTCATATGCAGGATATGGGCGTCATCAAAAACCCTGAAAATACCCTGTTCAAACCATTTCTCGCATCAGAGTTTACCCAGATGGCGATGCGGGCACTGGGTATCAGATCGAGCCGGCAACTTAATCTATACCCGGCTGACATCGAATCGGGGGATAAGCAGGGTATCAATGTACTGTTAGCCGAGGATAACGCCATTGCGGCAAAAGTGATCTCCACCTTGTTAACCCAACGCGGTCACAGGGTGCGGATAACCAAGGATGGCAGCGAGGCACTGCAAGCGGTTTCCGATGATGACTATGAGTTGGCCTTTATCGATCTGCGCATGCCCAACATGGATGGACTGGAATTTACACGGCGTTATCGAAGCATCGAACCCAAGCATCGTTATATGCCGATCTATGCATTGACTGCAAACAGTGTGCACGAGATGTTTGATCGTTGTGTGGAAGCGGGTATGGACGGTTTTCTGACCAAACCTGTTGAACCGGAGATGCTGGATGCAATCATCGAACAGTGCAGATTAAGTGTCAATCGACCCTCTCCCGGAGAACCGCATCCTGTTCCTACCTAG
- a CDS encoding PilZ domain-containing protein, producing the protein MYIKRPSQHNQENTLHPSDRRTIKRRHLIYYLRVWQIDQNTVMGHVVDINTEGMMLISESPVKTGEEMHLELRLPDSEGELRSMRFKAICRWSDKDINSAFYDSGFEFIDKSPEAGETLQKLIEEYGFTD; encoded by the coding sequence ATGTATATTAAGAGGCCAAGCCAACACAACCAGGAAAACACGCTGCATCCCTCGGATCGGCGTACCATCAAGCGTCGTCACCTGATCTACTATCTGCGGGTATGGCAGATTGATCAAAACACAGTGATGGGGCATGTGGTTGATATCAATACCGAGGGCATGATGCTGATCAGTGAAAGCCCGGTAAAGACCGGTGAAGAGATGCACCTCGAGCTCCGCCTGCCTGACAGCGAGGGTGAACTCAGGTCCATGAGATTCAAGGCAATCTGCCGTTGGAGTGATAAAGATATCAATTCCGCCTTTTACGATTCGGGATTTGAATTCATCGACAAATCCCCGGAGGCAGGCGAGACACTGCAGAAATTGATCGAAGAGTACGGGTTTACCGATTGA
- a CDS encoding Nudix family hydrolase — MIHVVAAAIFDSEARVLVTRRADHLHQGGLWEFPGGKCEPGESIQQALARELKEELGIVPLECDPLIRVRHDYGDRNLLLEFFRVTRYQGEASGLEGQPLKWLLPGEMEPGSFPAADRPVITALQLPSRYLITGGDVDRLEDFLQRLDRALDFGVGIVQLRAHGLTDIGYRELLSACLPRCHGRGVKLIINRPERVVDWRGEGDGVHFTARQLMALAHHPSGAGLLGASCHNPEELARAAELELDYALLSPVEPTHSHPHAQALGWFRFTEWVDRVNIPVYALGGMQSDSLRQAKLAGAQGIAGISTYWGLNR, encoded by the coding sequence ATGATCCATGTAGTCGCAGCAGCCATCTTCGACAGCGAAGCTCGCGTGCTCGTGACCAGGCGTGCCGATCATCTGCACCAGGGCGGATTGTGGGAGTTTCCGGGAGGCAAATGCGAGCCGGGCGAATCGATACAGCAGGCCTTGGCAAGGGAGCTCAAAGAGGAACTCGGCATCGTGCCGCTCGAGTGTGATCCCCTAATTCGGGTCAGGCATGATTACGGCGATCGCAACCTGCTGCTCGAGTTTTTTCGTGTCACTCGATATCAGGGTGAAGCCAGCGGACTCGAGGGGCAGCCTTTGAAATGGCTGTTGCCGGGGGAAATGGAGCCAGGCAGTTTTCCCGCTGCCGATCGGCCTGTGATCACCGCATTGCAGTTACCGAGCCGCTATTTGATTACGGGCGGGGATGTTGATCGGTTGGAAGATTTTCTGCAGCGGCTGGACAGGGCGCTGGATTTTGGTGTGGGTATTGTGCAGTTACGGGCACACGGCTTGACGGATATAGGTTACCGTGAGCTTTTGTCCGCCTGTCTACCCCGCTGCCACGGACGGGGGGTCAAACTCATCATCAATCGGCCCGAGAGGGTGGTGGATTGGCGGGGAGAGGGCGATGGCGTTCACTTTACGGCACGACAACTGATGGCGCTGGCGCACCATCCCTCCGGTGCAGGGCTGTTGGGTGCTTCCTGCCACAACCCTGAAGAACTGGCACGGGCAGCCGAATTGGAGCTGGACTATGCTCTGCTTTCACCTGTCGAGCCCACACATTCGCATCCTCATGCCCAGGCTCTGGGCTGGTTTCGTTTCACGGAGTGGGTCGATCGAGTCAATATACCTGTCTACGCATTGGGTGGTATGCAGTCGGACTCGCTGAGGCAGGCGAAACTTGCCGGCGCTCAGGGGATCGCGGGTATTTCGACTTATTGGGGGCTCAATCGGTAA
- the argJ gene encoding bifunctional glutamate N-acetyltransferase/amino-acid acetyltransferase ArgJ yields the protein MSATQFAIPGIRLGTAAAGIKYPDRDDMVIIEVAEGANCAAVFTRNAFCAAPVQLAKKHLALRPPRYLLINSGNANAGTGDQGMRDANACCRGLAETAACQADQVLPFSTGVIGESLPVERIHDALPAAIDDLSVDRWETASRAILTTDTRPKLRSRHFEFEGVQVRLTGMAKGSGMIRPDMATMLAYLATDLSISQALLQACLDDAVKPSFNSITVDGDTSTNDACVLMASGASTIAPLTERGSDLYKRFVDEVTELCMELARDIVRDGEGATKLVDILVQEAADESEARDVAYTIAHSPLVKTALFASDPNWGRILAAVGRAGLAGLDIDRVEIWLDDICIVRNGGRAAEYTEQAGASVMSRDDFTIRVMLGRGDMLARIVTCDLSYDYVKINAEYRT from the coding sequence ATGAGCGCCACTCAATTCGCCATCCCCGGTATACGGCTTGGCACGGCGGCGGCAGGAATCAAATATCCCGACAGGGATGATATGGTGATCATCGAAGTGGCGGAGGGGGCGAATTGTGCAGCGGTGTTTACCCGCAATGCCTTTTGTGCCGCACCGGTTCAGCTCGCTAAAAAACATCTGGCGCTCAGACCGCCGAGATATCTGCTGATCAATTCGGGAAATGCCAATGCAGGGACCGGCGATCAGGGTATGCGGGATGCCAATGCCTGTTGCCGGGGATTGGCGGAGACCGCAGCCTGTCAAGCGGATCAGGTGCTGCCCTTTTCCACCGGGGTGATTGGTGAGAGTCTGCCAGTCGAACGCATTCACGATGCGCTACCCGCTGCCATTGACGACTTAAGTGTCGATAGATGGGAGACCGCCTCAAGGGCCATTTTGACCACCGATACCCGACCGAAACTGCGTTCACGCCATTTTGAGTTTGAGGGTGTGCAGGTACGTCTCACAGGCATGGCCAAGGGATCCGGCATGATCCGTCCCGACATGGCAACGATGTTGGCTTACCTGGCCACAGATCTGAGCATTTCCCAGGCGTTGTTACAGGCCTGTCTGGATGATGCGGTGAAGCCATCATTCAACAGTATTACAGTGGATGGCGATACTTCAACCAATGATGCCTGTGTGCTGATGGCCAGTGGCGCTTCCACCATTGCGCCGCTGACAGAGCGTGGATCCGATCTCTACAAGAGGTTTGTGGATGAAGTGACGGAACTCTGTATGGAGCTGGCGCGGGATATTGTCCGCGATGGTGAAGGAGCAACCAAGCTGGTGGATATCCTGGTGCAAGAGGCGGCCGATGAAAGCGAAGCGAGGGATGTTGCCTACACCATTGCCCACTCGCCCCTGGTCAAAACAGCACTCTTCGCCTCCGATCCCAACTGGGGAAGGATTCTGGCAGCGGTGGGTCGTGCGGGGCTTGCCGGACTTGATATCGACCGTGTCGAGATCTGGCTCGATGATATCTGTATCGTGCGCAACGGGGGCCGGGCCGCGGAATATACCGAGCAGGCGGGTGCTTCGGTGATGAGTCGTGATGATTTTACCATTCGTGTCATGCTCGGGCGTGGTGATATGTTGGCGCGGATAGTGACCTGTGATCTCTCCTATGACTATGTCAAGATCAATGCTGAGTACCGTACCTAA